One genomic segment of Elusimicrobia bacterium HGW-Elusimicrobia-1 includes these proteins:
- the treS gene encoding maltose alpha-D-glucosyltransferase, translating to MAPKGKSGLRPLSDEPLWYKDAVIYELHVKTFRDSNSDGIGDFRGLASKLDYLADLGVTAVWLLPFYPSPLRDDGYDIADYFGVHPSYGTAGDFKKFLDEAHERGIRVITELVINHTSDKHPWFERARRSKPGSAHRDYYVWSDTPEKYRDARIIFKDFETSNWAWDSTAQSYYWHRFYWHQPDLNYDNPRVREEIFRALDYWFDMGVDGMRLDAIPYIFEREGTNCENLPETCEFLKTLRAHVDSRHKNKMLLAEANQWPEDAVRYFGDGDACHMAFHFPLMPRIFMAIWQEDRFPVTDIIEQTPPIPDAAQWALFLRNHDELTLEMVTDEERDYMYSVYARDPGARVNLGIRRRLAPLLGNHRRKMELMNILLFSLPGTPVIYYGDEIAMGDNYYLGDRNGVRTPMQWNADRNAGFSESNPQKLCLPVIIDPEYHYESVNVENGLRNQSSFLWWTRRVIAMRKKIPAFGRGNIEFVPSENSKILAFTRSFGDETVLVVINLSRFSQSAELDLSKHAGAVPTDVFGGAEFPVIKDTPYHFTPGFYDYFWLSLKKNPREKTVDETPPDAKNAGLRLETKSWGEQLTGEARETLEREILPKYLARRRWFRSKTRKIRAVKITENLEIPECPEARILFVEAAYSTGAPETYVLPAAFAEGAEAAGIAANSPDTIIALSSGVSGDGALYDAVYCQKFRLAFASAPARRLTFGGIKGRMTASGSRGLKIISEGAERTATHPVKAEQSNSSFIAAEQAIFKIYRRIEECEANPEPDISRFLTEKTGFLNTPRFLGSFEYRNRSHAKAAIAVAHAYVKNQGDAWSYALDALSRYYESISAMSATAVGQQVDAASAIGADFLLMMSVLGKRTAEMHRALASSVDDPAFGTEPFSTLYQRSLFQSMQGLAKKTFQLLRKKLPSLDGNAAEAAKSALEAEKNAGMIFRELLRRKFTASKTRIHGDFHLGQTLFTGNDFYIIDFEGEPMRPIGERLLKRSPLRDVAGMLRSFHYAAYRALYSAPFYKPENSGILAPWADAWTSVASGAFLDAYIAGVDGASFMPRLKEETDALLKIFTLEKAVYELGYELDNRPAWVMIPLLGILNLTDDAK from the coding sequence ATGGCGCCAAAAGGCAAATCCGGCTTGCGGCCTTTATCGGACGAGCCGCTCTGGTACAAAGACGCCGTAATATACGAACTCCACGTCAAAACATTCCGCGACTCGAACTCCGACGGCATAGGCGACTTCAGGGGGCTGGCCTCAAAACTCGACTATCTGGCCGACCTGGGCGTAACGGCCGTCTGGCTGCTGCCGTTTTATCCGTCGCCGCTTCGCGACGACGGCTACGACATAGCGGATTACTTCGGGGTGCATCCGTCTTACGGAACGGCGGGGGATTTCAAAAAATTTCTCGACGAAGCCCACGAACGCGGCATCCGCGTAATAACCGAACTTGTCATCAATCACACGTCGGACAAACATCCGTGGTTCGAGCGGGCGCGCCGCTCAAAACCCGGCAGCGCTCACCGCGATTATTACGTCTGGAGCGATACTCCCGAAAAATACCGCGACGCGCGGATAATATTCAAGGATTTTGAAACGTCGAACTGGGCGTGGGATTCCACGGCGCAATCCTATTACTGGCACCGATTCTATTGGCATCAACCCGACCTCAATTACGACAATCCCCGCGTCCGCGAAGAAATTTTCCGCGCGCTGGATTACTGGTTCGATATGGGCGTCGACGGAATGCGTCTGGACGCCATACCTTATATTTTTGAAAGGGAAGGCACGAATTGCGAAAATCTTCCCGAGACCTGCGAATTTCTCAAAACTCTCCGCGCACACGTCGATTCCCGACATAAAAATAAAATGCTTCTGGCCGAAGCCAACCAGTGGCCCGAAGACGCCGTGCGTTATTTCGGCGACGGCGACGCCTGCCATATGGCTTTCCACTTTCCCTTGATGCCGCGCATATTTATGGCGATATGGCAGGAAGACCGGTTTCCCGTAACCGACATAATCGAGCAAACCCCGCCGATTCCCGACGCGGCGCAGTGGGCGCTTTTCCTAAGGAACCACGACGAACTGACCCTTGAAATGGTTACGGACGAAGAGCGCGACTATATGTACTCCGTCTACGCGCGCGACCCCGGCGCGCGAGTCAACCTGGGAATACGCCGGCGGCTGGCGCCGCTTCTTGGAAATCACCGACGGAAAATGGAGTTGATGAACATCCTTTTATTCTCTTTGCCGGGCACGCCCGTAATCTACTACGGCGACGAAATAGCAATGGGCGACAATTATTATCTGGGCGACAGAAACGGAGTCCGAACCCCGATGCAGTGGAACGCCGACAGAAACGCCGGATTTTCCGAGTCAAATCCGCAGAAGCTTTGCCTTCCGGTGATAATAGACCCCGAGTACCATTACGAATCGGTAAACGTGGAAAACGGTCTCAGAAACCAGTCCTCATTTCTTTGGTGGACGCGGCGCGTCATAGCGATGAGGAAGAAAATACCCGCGTTCGGAAGGGGCAACATAGAATTCGTCCCGTCGGAAAACTCCAAGATTCTGGCCTTTACCCGCTCGTTCGGAGACGAAACCGTTCTTGTGGTAATAAACCTTTCGAGATTCTCTCAGTCCGCGGAATTAGACCTGTCTAAACACGCGGGCGCCGTGCCGACGGATGTCTTCGGCGGAGCCGAGTTCCCCGTCATAAAAGACACGCCGTATCATTTCACTCCGGGCTTTTACGACTATTTTTGGCTGTCGCTCAAAAAAAATCCGCGGGAAAAAACCGTCGACGAGACGCCGCCGGACGCAAAAAACGCCGGACTGCGCCTGGAAACCAAGTCGTGGGGAGAGCAGCTTACCGGCGAAGCGCGTGAAACACTTGAAAGGGAAATACTCCCTAAATATCTTGCGCGGCGCAGATGGTTCAGAAGCAAAACCAGAAAAATCCGCGCGGTGAAAATTACCGAAAATCTGGAAATTCCGGAATGTCCCGAGGCCAGAATTCTATTCGTAGAGGCGGCGTACTCCACGGGGGCTCCTGAAACCTACGTTTTGCCCGCGGCTTTCGCCGAAGGGGCCGAGGCGGCCGGCATCGCGGCAAACAGTCCTGATACCATTATTGCCCTGTCTTCCGGCGTCTCCGGAGACGGAGCGCTCTATGACGCGGTGTATTGCCAGAAATTCCGTCTTGCTTTCGCCTCGGCGCCGGCGCGGCGGCTGACCTTCGGGGGGATAAAGGGAAGAATGACGGCTTCCGGTTCCAGAGGTCTTAAAATAATAAGCGAGGGCGCGGAGCGCACGGCCACTCATCCTGTCAAGGCGGAGCAGTCCAACTCTTCGTTCATCGCGGCCGAACAGGCAATTTTTAAGATATATAGAAGGATTGAAGAATGCGAGGCAAATCCCGAGCCGGACATATCGCGTTTTCTGACGGAAAAAACCGGCTTCCTGAACACTCCGAGGTTTCTGGGTTCATTCGAATACCGCAACAGGTCTCATGCCAAAGCCGCGATAGCCGTGGCTCACGCTTACGTGAAAAATCAGGGCGACGCGTGGTCGTACGCGCTCGACGCGCTGAGCCGTTATTATGAAAGTATCTCGGCAATGAGCGCGACGGCCGTCGGGCAACAGGTCGACGCCGCATCCGCCATAGGCGCGGATTTTCTGCTTATGATGTCCGTTTTGGGCAAAAGAACCGCCGAGATGCACAGAGCGCTGGCATCATCCGTCGATGATCCGGCGTTCGGCACGGAACCGTTCTCGACGCTCTACCAACGCTCCCTATTTCAGTCGATGCAGGGACTCGCCAAAAAAACATTTCAACTTCTAAGAAAAAAACTGCCGTCGCTCGACGGAAACGCAGCCGAAGCGGCCAAGTCCGCCCTCGAAGCGGAAAAGAACGCGGGAATGATTTTCAGGGAACTGCTCAGGCGAAAGTTTACCGCGTCCAAAACGCGAATCCACGGCGATTTTCATCTCGGTCAGACACTTTTTACCGGCAACGATTTTTACATAATAGATTTCGAGGGAGAGCCGATGCGGCCAATCGGCGAACGATTGCTGAAACGCTCCCCGCTTAGGGACGTTGCCGGGATGCTCCGTTCGTTCCATTACGCGGCCTACCGGGCGCTTTATTCCGCGCCGTTCTACAAACCGGAAAATTCCGGGATACTCGCGCCATGGGCCGATGCGTGGACGTCCGTTGCGTCCGGCGCTTTCCTCGACGCATATATTGCCGGTGTCGACGGAGCGTCCTTTATGCCGCGTCTGAAAGAAGAAACCGACGCCCTGCTTAAAATCTTCACGCTTGAAAAAGCCGTCTACGAACTCGGCTACGAACTGGACAACAGACCGGCGTGGGTTATGATTCCGCTCCTCGGTATATTAAACTTGACGGACGACGCGAAATGA
- the treY gene encoding malto-oligosyltrehalose synthase, producing MNLPRATYRLQFTPDFGFAQAIKILPYLAALGISHIYASPIFKARKKSSHGYDIVDPSAVNPELGGEEEFEKLAREAQRLGLGWIQDIVPNHMAYDSQNELLMDVLERGPESEFHKFFDVDWDHPYESIRGRIVVPFLGKFYGEALENSEIRLAYVDGILSINYFDKRIPLSVSAYLKFFGYGLKRLEEKPLGRQNSEFIKYAGHVNLLETISALPSPEEKKKQFGFFKEMMREACDKHEDIRNFVDENLAIYNGRKGKPESFDLLDDLLSSERFRLAFWKVAADETNYRRFFNINELISLRVEDDDVFARTHSLIARLAAEGKINGVRIDHIDGLWDPRAYVEKLRTLLGNDVYIVAEKILQSDEELPDNWPLAGTTGYDFLNYANGLFCRKDSRKEFAGIYYKFAGLDTPYENLAADKKRMMIGRDMAGDIDNLARLFKNAAGRDRYGSDITLYGLKRAMVEVMAVFPTYRTYASPSGFSDSDKDVVRRAIQAAAEKLPDHSYELSYMERFMLLNYPENADAETRERWLKFVMRFQQFTGPLMAKGFEDTLLYVYNKLVSLNEVGGDPSRFGFSVGEFHEFCRRRRRKWPHTMNATATHDTKRGEDVRARINVLSEMPDVWGTAIKYFARINRKKKKKIRGEEAPSRNDEYLIYQTLAGAWPAECLSAGAGTPSACAPDFAQRIKNYVIKAIREAKTNTTWLKPREDYENACLAFVDGILSDSPDNKFPPEFVPLAARAARLGFYNSLSQTLLKMTVPGVPDFYQGSELWDLNLVDPDNRRAVDWAAREAALKNATSGADVAGILADKTPAAAKIFIIAKTLAFRKEEEKLFASGEYLPLEISGALQESSIAFARRHENKWIIVVCPRLLSAVLRGATSEPVGAAWGNTRIILPDGAPAEWRNIFTGANVGADGASIPVSSALANFPAAVLVGNT from the coding sequence ATGAATTTACCGCGCGCGACTTATCGCTTACAGTTCACGCCGGATTTCGGTTTCGCCCAAGCAATAAAAATACTGCCCTACCTTGCGGCGCTCGGCATCTCCCACATATACGCGTCGCCCATTTTCAAAGCCCGCAAAAAAAGCTCCCACGGATACGACATCGTCGACCCGTCCGCCGTAAACCCCGAACTCGGCGGCGAGGAAGAATTCGAAAAACTTGCGCGCGAAGCGCAACGGCTCGGCCTCGGCTGGATACAGGATATTGTTCCGAACCACATGGCCTACGACTCCCAGAACGAACTGCTTATGGACGTTCTGGAACGCGGGCCCGAATCCGAGTTTCACAAGTTTTTCGATGTGGACTGGGATCATCCCTACGAGAGCATAAGAGGCAGAATCGTCGTGCCGTTTTTGGGCAAGTTCTACGGCGAGGCACTCGAAAATTCCGAAATTCGCCTCGCCTACGTCGACGGCATTCTGAGCATAAATTACTTCGACAAACGCATACCTTTAAGCGTCTCGGCGTATCTTAAATTCTTCGGATACGGCCTGAAACGCCTCGAAGAAAAACCGCTCGGACGGCAGAATTCCGAATTCATCAAATACGCCGGCCACGTCAATCTTCTTGAAACCATCTCGGCGCTGCCGTCGCCGGAAGAAAAGAAAAAGCAGTTCGGTTTTTTCAAAGAGATGATGAGGGAGGCCTGCGACAAACACGAGGATATAAGGAACTTCGTCGACGAAAATCTCGCTATATACAACGGCCGGAAGGGAAAACCCGAATCTTTCGACCTTCTCGACGATCTTCTGTCGTCGGAACGTTTCCGCCTGGCATTCTGGAAGGTCGCCGCGGACGAAACCAATTACCGCAGATTCTTCAACATCAACGAACTCATCTCCCTGAGAGTGGAAGACGACGACGTCTTCGCGCGCACGCACTCGCTTATAGCGCGCCTGGCGGCGGAGGGAAAAATCAACGGGGTGCGCATAGACCACATAGACGGCCTGTGGGATCCGCGCGCCTATGTCGAAAAACTCCGGACGCTGCTGGGCAACGACGTTTACATAGTCGCGGAAAAAATCCTTCAGTCCGACGAGGAACTGCCCGACAACTGGCCACTGGCAGGAACAACGGGCTACGATTTTCTCAACTACGCCAACGGCCTTTTCTGCCGCAAAGATTCGCGCAAGGAATTTGCCGGCATCTATTATAAATTCGCCGGGCTCGACACACCCTACGAAAATCTGGCCGCCGACAAAAAGAGAATGATGATCGGCCGCGACATGGCCGGCGACATCGACAACCTCGCGCGTCTCTTCAAGAACGCCGCCGGCCGCGACCGTTACGGATCGGACATAACCCTCTACGGCCTCAAGCGCGCGATGGTCGAAGTGATGGCTGTTTTTCCGACGTACAGGACTTACGCGTCGCCGTCCGGATTTTCCGATTCCGACAAGGACGTGGTGCGCAGAGCCATACAGGCGGCGGCCGAAAAACTGCCCGACCATTCGTACGAGCTTTCCTACATGGAGCGTTTTATGCTCCTCAACTACCCCGAAAACGCCGATGCCGAAACCCGCGAAAGATGGCTCAAATTCGTAATGCGATTCCAGCAGTTCACCGGACCGCTTATGGCCAAAGGTTTCGAGGACACTCTGCTTTACGTTTACAATAAACTCGTATCCCTCAACGAAGTCGGGGGAGACCCGTCGAGATTCGGGTTTTCCGTCGGAGAATTTCACGAGTTTTGCCGAAGGCGGCGGCGCAAGTGGCCGCACACTATGAACGCCACCGCCACGCACGACACCAAGCGCGGCGAAGACGTTCGGGCGCGCATAAACGTTCTGTCCGAAATGCCCGACGTTTGGGGAACAGCCATAAAATATTTCGCCAGAATCAACCGCAAAAAAAAGAAAAAAATCCGCGGGGAGGAAGCTCCTTCGCGCAACGACGAGTATCTGATTTATCAAACACTCGCGGGCGCCTGGCCGGCCGAATGTCTCTCGGCCGGCGCGGGCACGCCTTCGGCCTGCGCTCCCGATTTCGCCCAAAGAATCAAAAACTATGTGATAAAAGCCATCCGCGAAGCCAAGACCAATACTACGTGGCTAAAGCCCCGAGAGGACTATGAGAACGCCTGTCTTGCCTTCGTCGACGGCATTCTGAGCGATTCCCCCGATAATAAGTTCCCGCCGGAATTCGTCCCGCTGGCCGCCCGCGCGGCGCGGCTGGGATTCTACAACTCACTGTCACAAACGCTTCTTAAAATGACCGTGCCGGGAGTACCCGATTTCTACCAGGGCTCGGAACTATGGGATTTAAATCTGGTCGACCCCGACAACCGCCGAGCGGTCGACTGGGCGGCGCGCGAAGCGGCTCTCAAAAACGCGACGTCCGGAGCCGACGTCGCGGGAATCCTCGCCGACAAAACACCGGCCGCGGCAAAAATTTTTATTATCGCAAAGACCCTCGCTTTTCGCAAAGAAGAGGAAAAACTTTTCGCCTCCGGCGAATATCTTCCACTTGAAATATCCGGAGCGCTTCAGGAATCGTCAATCGCCTTCGCCCGAAGGCACGAGAACAAATGGATTATAGTCGTCTGCCCAAGGTTGCTGTCGGCAGTCCTTCGCGGCGCGACATCCGAGCCCGTCGGCGCCGCGTGGGGGAATACGCGCATTATCCTTCCCGACGGAGCGCCCGCCGAATGGCGAAATATTTTTACCGGCGCAAACGTCGGCGCGGATGGTGCCTCGATACCGGTCTCATCCGCTCTGGCAAACTTCCCCGCGGCCGTTCTCGTCGGAAATACTTAA
- the treZ gene encoding malto-oligosyltrehalose trehalohydrolase, translating into MRGRNAPEVLDLPGARFDTASGDCSFCVWAPLKDKIELILAADPEVIVPMTKNERGYWLATAKVKPGARYFYRIDGVLDRPDPASFFQPEGVHAPSEVVADAKAGIPSTVRRPEEMIISEIHVGTFTPEGTFDAAIGSLGRLAGAGINTVEIMPVAQFAGKRNWGYDGAYPFAVQNSYGGPQGMLLFVEECHRRGISVILDVVYNHLGPEGSYFGDFAPYFTDKYRTPWGNAINFDGEHSAGARNFFISNALYWFERFGVDALRLDAIHGIFDDSPTHILSELAQKTSEFSAGAGRKFYLIAESDLNDSVVVRPIIEGGYGIDAQWSDDYHHALHTLLTGEKDGYYADFGSVEDFIKAYRKGVVYDGCRSVYRQKKHGNSYDGVPASRFVVCAQNHDQTGNRMSGERLSGIVDFESLKLAAACVMLSPFVPLFFMGDEYAEDAPFLYFVDHGDAELLKAVRKGRQSEFAAFAWKGLPPDPSATATFESSRLRPKTADSARGRAMSGYFRELADIRKNRPALKSDFSTLAGITADGRLVTVRRKNGRGETAIFFNFSANPSIFDKINPSRLVKIIDSSDDKWLGPGAPEPAGNGLKINARSAAVYEIKND; encoded by the coding sequence ATGCGAGGCCGCAACGCGCCGGAAGTTTTGGATTTGCCGGGCGCGCGTTTCGATACCGCATCGGGCGACTGCTCGTTCTGCGTCTGGGCTCCGCTTAAAGATAAAATCGAACTCATTCTGGCCGCTGACCCCGAAGTCATCGTTCCGATGACAAAAAACGAGCGCGGCTACTGGCTGGCGACGGCCAAGGTAAAGCCCGGAGCGCGGTATTTCTATCGCATCGATGGAGTTCTCGACAGGCCGGACCCGGCGTCCTTCTTTCAGCCCGAAGGCGTGCACGCGCCGTCGGAAGTGGTCGCGGACGCGAAGGCGGGAATTCCTTCGACGGTCCGTCGGCCGGAAGAGATGATAATTTCCGAAATACACGTCGGGACGTTCACGCCCGAAGGAACTTTCGACGCGGCCATAGGATCGCTGGGCCGTCTGGCCGGGGCCGGAATAAACACCGTGGAGATAATGCCCGTCGCGCAATTTGCGGGCAAACGCAACTGGGGTTATGACGGCGCGTATCCCTTCGCCGTCCAGAACTCTTACGGAGGGCCGCAGGGAATGCTGCTTTTCGTCGAAGAATGTCACCGGCGCGGCATTTCGGTGATACTCGACGTCGTATACAACCATCTCGGGCCCGAGGGCAGCTACTTTGGCGACTTCGCTCCTTACTTTACCGATAAATACCGCACACCGTGGGGCAACGCCATAAACTTCGACGGCGAACATTCGGCGGGCGCAAGGAACTTTTTTATCTCAAACGCCCTTTACTGGTTTGAAAGATTCGGAGTGGACGCGCTGCGGCTTGACGCCATACACGGCATTTTCGACGACAGCCCTACGCACATACTCTCGGAGCTGGCTCAAAAAACCTCCGAGTTTTCGGCGGGGGCGGGCAGAAAGTTTTATCTGATTGCCGAAAGCGACCTCAACGATTCCGTCGTGGTGCGCCCGATCATCGAGGGCGGCTACGGCATCGACGCCCAGTGGTCCGACGACTATCATCATGCCCTGCACACTCTGTTGACCGGCGAAAAAGACGGCTACTACGCCGATTTCGGTTCCGTCGAAGATTTCATAAAAGCGTACCGCAAAGGCGTGGTCTACGACGGATGCCGTTCCGTCTATCGTCAAAAAAAACACGGCAATTCCTACGACGGCGTTCCGGCTTCGCGTTTCGTAGTATGCGCCCAGAACCACGACCAGACAGGCAACAGAATGTCGGGCGAACGTCTATCGGGCATAGTCGACTTTGAATCGCTCAAACTCGCGGCCGCCTGCGTTATGCTGTCGCCGTTTGTGCCTCTTTTTTTTATGGGCGACGAATACGCCGAGGACGCGCCTTTTCTTTACTTCGTCGACCACGGCGACGCCGAGCTGCTGAAAGCGGTAAGAAAAGGCCGCCAAAGCGAGTTTGCCGCCTTCGCATGGAAGGGATTGCCGCCCGACCCGTCGGCGACGGCGACGTTTGAAAGTTCGCGCCTGCGGCCAAAAACCGCGGACTCCGCAAGGGGACGCGCCATGTCCGGATATTTCCGCGAACTCGCCGATATCAGAAAAAACAGGCCGGCGCTTAAATCCGATTTTTCGACTCTTGCCGGCATAACCGCCGACGGACGGCTTGTGACCGTCAGACGGAAAAACGGGCGGGGAGAAACGGCGATATTCTTCAATTTTTCCGCAAACCCGTCGATATTTGATAAAATAAATCCGTCGCGGCTCGTAAAAATAATTGATTCCTCCGACGATAAATGGCTCGGGCCCGGCGCGCCGGAACCCGCCGGAAACGGGTTAAAAATCAATGCCCGCAGCGCGGCCGTATACGAAATAAAAAATGACTAA
- a CDS encoding glycoside hydrolase, with translation MTKKVCLHGHFYQPPRENPWLEDIELQDSAYPYHDWNERITAECYAPNAASRIIGGDRLIINIVNNYSKISFNFGPTLAAWLEKFKPVIYKSILEADEKSMERFSGHGSAIAQVYNHIIMPLASLRDKRTQVLWGMKDFIKRFRREPEGMWLTETAVDTETLEVLADYGIKFTILAPHQAAAVKKIGAKGSWRDVTGSKVDPAQPYLCRLPSGKEIYLFFYDGPVSQEIAFRGLLANGDNFAKRLIETVPDDDSGDRLIHAATDGETYGHHHKFGDMSLAYCLWALEEKFKGKLTIYGEYLEQNPPTHEVKIVENSSWSCAHGVERWRSDCGCNTGRAGWNQSWRAPLRGAMDWLSETLAKIYEEEAAGFFKNPWDARNAYIDVILDRSERNVSAFFAAQAARDMTAEEKIRALKLLEMQRAAMLMYTSCGWFFDDISGIETVQIMQYAARAMQLAKEIKGIPLEDAYVKNLERAISNAPELGNGARVWERLVKPSVTDLLRVSAHYAISSLFEKYSRDVRIYCYTASSLDYELAEMGKQKLAVGKVSMRHEITGEESTVSFAVLHLGDHNLNGGVRSFGGDDEYNVMRSETRAAFERGDAPEVIRLMNRHFGEQNYSLMHLFKDEQRKIMRGIFNATLGESEALFRQIYEHHYPVIQTIRQMNMPLPRVFATSMEFILNRDLAKGLENGDPDPERLGKIVGEIRKWSLDIDAKALEFAAETKVDALAAKFAASPKDVTVLEKLSSVVNVLDDLPISPNYWQAQNIYFETDKKVRPGMKRLAESGDENARKWLELFDLLSSRLRIGKNNN, from the coding sequence ATGACTAAAAAAGTTTGTCTGCACGGACACTTCTATCAACCTCCCAGGGAAAACCCGTGGCTCGAAGATATAGAGTTGCAGGATTCCGCGTATCCGTACCATGACTGGAACGAACGCATTACGGCCGAATGCTACGCGCCAAACGCGGCGTCACGCATAATCGGCGGCGACCGTCTTATAATAAATATCGTCAATAATTATTCTAAAATAAGTTTCAATTTCGGTCCGACCCTGGCGGCGTGGCTCGAAAAATTCAAACCCGTCATTTACAAAAGCATACTCGAAGCCGACGAAAAATCCATGGAACGTTTTTCGGGACACGGCTCGGCAATAGCGCAGGTTTATAATCACATAATAATGCCGCTGGCGTCCTTGCGCGACAAACGCACGCAAGTTCTCTGGGGAATGAAAGATTTCATCAAGCGCTTCCGACGGGAACCCGAAGGGATGTGGCTGACCGAAACTGCCGTGGATACGGAAACCCTCGAAGTTCTGGCCGACTACGGAATCAAGTTCACCATACTGGCTCCGCACCAGGCGGCCGCCGTAAAAAAAATCGGCGCGAAAGGATCCTGGCGCGACGTAACGGGCTCAAAAGTGGACCCCGCTCAGCCGTATTTATGCCGTTTGCCGTCGGGCAAGGAAATATACCTGTTTTTCTACGACGGCCCCGTATCTCAGGAGATTGCCTTCCGGGGGCTTCTGGCCAACGGCGATAATTTCGCAAAACGTCTCATTGAAACCGTGCCGGACGACGATTCCGGCGACCGGCTGATACACGCGGCCACCGACGGCGAAACCTACGGACATCATCATAAATTCGGCGATATGTCGCTGGCATACTGTCTGTGGGCTCTGGAAGAAAAATTCAAAGGCAAACTCACTATTTACGGGGAATATCTCGAACAAAATCCGCCGACGCACGAAGTCAAAATAGTCGAAAACTCGTCATGGTCGTGCGCCCACGGCGTCGAAAGATGGCGTTCCGACTGCGGATGCAATACCGGCCGCGCCGGATGGAACCAGTCGTGGCGGGCGCCTCTTCGCGGAGCGATGGACTGGCTGTCCGAAACACTTGCTAAAATCTACGAGGAAGAAGCGGCGGGATTTTTCAAAAATCCGTGGGACGCGCGCAATGCCTACATCGACGTTATTCTCGACCGTTCGGAACGGAACGTCTCGGCTTTTTTCGCGGCGCAGGCGGCGCGCGATATGACGGCGGAAGAAAAAATACGGGCGCTCAAACTGCTTGAAATGCAGCGGGCGGCAATGCTCATGTATACCTCGTGCGGATGGTTTTTCGACGATATATCCGGCATCGAAACCGTTCAGATAATGCAATACGCCGCCAGAGCGATGCAGCTGGCCAAAGAAATAAAAGGCATACCGCTGGAAGACGCCTACGTCAAGAATCTGGAGCGGGCGATTTCAAACGCACCCGAACTCGGCAACGGCGCGCGTGTATGGGAACGCCTCGTAAAACCCTCGGTCACGGACCTTTTGAGAGTGTCGGCGCACTACGCGATATCGTCGCTTTTCGAAAAATATTCCCGGGACGTGCGCATATACTGCTATACCGCCTCGAGTTTGGACTACGAACTCGCGGAGATGGGCAAGCAAAAACTCGCCGTCGGAAAAGTAAGCATGCGCCACGAAATAACCGGCGAGGAGTCCACCGTCAGTTTCGCGGTTCTTCATCTGGGCGACCATAATCTCAACGGCGGTGTAAGGTCGTTCGGCGGCGACGACGAGTATAACGTTATGCGCTCCGAAACACGCGCGGCATTTGAACGCGGCGACGCGCCGGAAGTCATACGGCTGATGAACCGGCATTTCGGCGAACAGAATTATTCGCTTATGCATCTGTTTAAGGACGAGCAGCGCAAGATTATGCGGGGAATTTTCAACGCCACTCTGGGCGAGTCGGAAGCTCTTTTCCGCCAGATATACGAGCACCACTATCCCGTCATTCAAACCATCAGACAGATGAATATGCCGCTGCCCAGGGTTTTTGCCACGTCGATGGAGTTCATTCTCAACAGGGATCTGGCCAAAGGCCTTGAAAACGGCGACCCCGATCCCGAGCGGCTGGGCAAAATCGTCGGAGAGATAAGAAAATGGTCGCTCGACATCGACGCCAAAGCGCTGGAATTCGCGGCGGAAACCAAGGTCGACGCCCTGGCGGCCAAGTTCGCCGCCTCGCCGAAGGACGTAACCGTACTGGAAAAACTTTCATCCGTGGTAAACGTCCTCGACGATCTGCCCATTTCGCCGAACTACTGGCAGGCGCAAAACATTTATTTCGAAACCGATAAAAAAGTGCGGCCGGGGATGAAACGGCTGGCGGAATCGGGCGATGAGAACGCCCGCAAATGGCTTGAGCTATTCGACCTTCTCAGCAGCCGTCTGAGAATAGGGAAAAACAACAACTGA
- a CDS encoding NAD(P)H nitroreductase codes for MVRHPKNDGDRLDKIRPRDGRRFLGQNLLVIKQARTGTRKQQKQQGGRVSEGFAGLVRRRFSVRKYQERPVEKAKIEACLEAARLAPSACNSQPWKFIVVEDPVVKKELCDNIFSGAYSMNAFAGKAPVIVAVVSESSSFAAAVGALLRDTRYYLIDIGIAAEHFALQAAELGLGTCWIGWFDEKSAKRVLKVPSSKRIDVVLALGYPDREPPDTKRRMPLGKMSSYNSYKSGDGE; via the coding sequence ATGGTACGACACCCAAAAAATGACGGGGATCGACTGGACAAAATACGACCCCGAGACGGCCGCCGATTTCTGGGGCAGAATTTACTGGTCATTAAACAAGCTCGGACTGGGACGCGGAAACAGCAAAAACAGCAGGGAGGTCGCGTGAGCGAAGGTTTCGCCGGACTCGTCCGGAGACGATTCAGCGTAAGAAAATATCAGGAACGCCCCGTCGAAAAAGCAAAAATCGAGGCGTGCCTTGAAGCCGCGCGGCTGGCGCCGTCCGCCTGTAATTCGCAGCCGTGGAAATTTATAGTCGTCGAAGATCCCGTCGTCAAAAAAGAACTCTGCGACAATATATTTTCCGGCGCCTATTCGATGAACGCTTTCGCGGGGAAGGCGCCCGTGATTGTGGCGGTGGTTTCAGAATCAAGCTCATTCGCAGCGGCGGTCGGCGCGCTGCTGCGCGACACCAGATATTATCTCATCGACATCGGCATTGCCGCCGAACATTTCGCCCTGCAGGCGGCCGAGCTGGGACTCGGCACCTGCTGGATAGGATGGTTCGACGAAAAATCGGCCAAGCGCGTATTGAAGGTGCCCTCCTCAAAAAGGATCGACGTGGTTCTGGCTCTGGGCTACCCCGACAGAGAACCGCCGGACACCAAAAGAAGGATGCCTTTGGGCAAAATGTCGTCGTACAACTCATACAAATCCGGCGACGGGGAATGA